Genomic segment of Wolbachia endosymbiont (group A) of Longitarsus flavicornis:
GCAAGAAGCTGTAAATTTTTTTGCGAGACCTAAGCCGGCTTTTGATATAGCTAAAGGTAAGGTCACTCACTTTCTGCTCAGCATATCCATCAAATCAGATTCTTTGAGTTTACTATGGTCAACTTTACTGAACTTATTTACCATAGGGCTCATTTGATTGTACTTCTTAATCAGAAGATTAACGTCAGTTACACTTGTTCCGGACCCCTTAGAAATTCTAAGTCTTCTTTTGCCATTTAAAATATCTGGATTTTGCCTTTCTTTTTCAGTCATTGAGTTTATGATGGCTATATATTTTTTCACTTTATTGTCATCTGGCACACTGCTACTTAGCTTTTTTGTGAATGAACTAGGAAAGAATTTCATTATGTTGCTAATGCCATCCATTTTACTCAGAGTTTTTAACATTCCCACTAGGTCGTTTAGGTCGAATTTACCCTTTTTTACTTTCTTTTGTAACTTATCAATTTCTTCCTGACCAACAATCTCAGCAGCTTTTTCAACCAATGAGACAACATCACCCATGCTAAGTATCCTTTTTGCAATTCTATCGGGATAAAAATCATCGAGGTCACTTAATTTTTCACCACAAGCAATAAATTTAATTGGACAATCGGCGATCATTTTCATAGAAAGAGCAGCACCACCACGTGCATCACCATCAACACGGGTAAGAATAATGCCGGTTACACCTATTACCTCATTGAATGATTTGGCAATGTTGACCGCATCCTGGCCTATCATTGCGTCGGCTACTAAAATAACTTCTGTAGGTGAAGCTATTTCCTTTACGGCTTTCAACTCATTCATCATATTATTGTCAATATGAAGCCTGCCTGCAGTGTCTAGTATTAATACATCATAATTATCGTTCTTTGCTGCTGCCAGTGCCCTTTTTGTAATTGCAATAGGCTCCTCATTTATTACTATAGATAAAGTTTGTACGTCTATTTGTTTACCCAGCACCTCAAGTTGTTTCTGGGCAGCCGGCCTATAAATGTCTAAAGAGGCAAGCATCACTTTTTTCTTTTGCTTTTTTAGCTTTAAAGCAAGCTTTCCTGAGGTGGTTGTTTTACCTGCACCTTGTAAGCCCACCATCATAATCACAGCAGGGGGTTTAACTGCTAGATTTAAGTCACTTTTCTCTGATCCGAGAACTGCAACTAAATTATCCTGCACAATTTTGATTATCATTTGTGCTGGAGAAACGCTTTTTATGACTTTTTCCCCAATCACTTTATCTTTAATGTCGTTGATGAATTTTTTTGCAACTTCAAGTGAAACGTCAGCTTCAATTAAGGCTATGCGTATTTCACGCATGGCAAGATTAAAATCATCTTCAGAAATGATTGACTTTCCTCTTAGTTTACTAAATACAGAATTTAAACTTTCGGTTAACGACTTAAACATAATAGCATTAGTAGAATACTCATTAAAAAGAGAGAAGAAGCTGAAACAAAACTCACTGAGTTATAACTCAGCACTTCTTTAAGTTTAGTAATATTATTAAAGTATAAACCAACAAGTGGATTAGTCAAGTTTTGCACTACGCTGGCAAACATTTCTCTAGTTTTAGAGACTAACTGATTGAACAGCAAGATAATATAGGGTATGAAAGCTCTAAAAATCCAATCAACATCCATTTTAAAATTTACTCTCGGGTAAAATAACTTGCGTAAAGGAATAAACAATAAAGTGGTACATAGTAATAAATTAAATTGCGACCAAATATTTTTTGTGTTGTACGCAAGATTAAAAATTGAAGGCTTATTGTAAATAGGTAAGTAAGGATTGCCAGCAATAATGCATATAAATGCTAAAATAATCATAGTCATTTTTCCTCCCCCCTCTGCTAAAGGTTTTGACTTACTTTTCGCAATAAATAAATAATAAAGAAACTTGAGCCCCACGCTTAAATAAAGCAGCAAATTTAGAGTCTTATATAAGTTTTTATACACTTCTAAATTAGCACCACTTGCTTCAATCTCGGCTGTAATGTATGATTTGCTAATAAATCCAGCGGTTCCAGGAAATGCAGCCATTGTAAGTATTGCGATTATAGCACACATGCCTTCCACTGACATCAGTTTGCCTACTCCATTAAAACTAATTGTTTTTGTTCGTGAAATAATCGAATTGCTGACCACAAACAATAATGATTGATAAACAAGAGAGAAGATTATATGCAGTATCAAAATTGGTATTGCCTTTTCCGAAGGGCTGAGTAAACCTCCTGCAATAATCAGCAAGCCCATTTGTCCTACAATATTATAGCATAAAAATCTACGAATATTTTGCTCAAGAGAAGCAAATATAATGCTGTAAATTGCAGTGATGGCGCCTACAAGCGCTAACATTTCAGTACAATCTTGCCATAGGTTATAAGTGTGTAAAAGCATCACTAAAAAAGAGACTTTAGTGGTAAATAAAGAGAGATATGTGGTGCCATGTAGCGATGCAGCAGGATATGCATCAACAACCCAAAACGAAAAAGGAAAACAAGCGCAGTTTATCAATAAACCCAAAATTATCAGGTTAGTGCTTTGAAGTGCCAATCCTGCTATTAATATAACTCCAACGAAAAAGTGTACACAAGCGTACCTTATTGCAGGTCCACTATCTCTACAGCTAGCTGCGATAATAAAAAATGCACTGACGGTCATTAATTCACAGAATATTATAACCAATATCATATGTTCAGATAAAACTGCATAAAGTGAACTAATAGTGTAAGCAGCAAAAGATAGCATTTCTGAAAAAGTCAAATTTTGTGCTGGTAGAACAGCTAAAAATGCAACTGATAAAAAAGATATTAGTATGGTACGAAAAGATAAATCAAAATCTAGAATTGGGAGAGACCAATTTACTGCAATGCTCAAATTTTCGGGTAACTTTAGGACTATAACTATTAATACAGTCAGTAGAAGTAACAGTGACGATTTATAAAGTTGCACAATAATTTAAACCAATATGGTTTATGCTACCTCAATATATGAATAAAATCAATTTGCATATTAACCACTAATTAAACTAATTATCATATAATTATATCAGAGTTTAGAGGGTTATAGAGAAACCGGTCAGATTAGGTTTTTAATCTAATCTGACCGATAGCTTTAATAGTGAGGTAAGCTTTAATATAGCATTCTTCATTCACAATGCTACACTCGTGCATAATTTATTTTTAATTTGTGCACGAGCGTTAGTAAATTATTTACTTTTTGAAATAAAATTTGGCATCACTTTAATATTGAGACTTAGTAAACCTCAGTAGGGCTGCCAGTTGGGCCCATAAGAATTATTTGCTCGCCTTCTCTTAAGTGTCTGCATAAATTAGTGGAGCCGCCAGCTTTCGGTGCACTAATTCGACTTTTATGACCTTTGCAGTGTTTGAAAGAATTCTTCGTTAATCCGGTCTTTAACGCTTTTTTTCTATAGCTAGCACAGGTCTGCACGTCATACCGCCGCGGTATCTCTAGATCCCGCTAACAAGTAGCGGAATATTAAATTGTTGTAAGTTACTTCAGCTATAGATCCCTGTATCAAGTACACAACTGTACGAACATTGCAATATGGCACATAGTAAACGATGTCATGAAAGTAGCTGATACTGGAATTCAGAAAAAAAGGATGATGTCATTCCAGTCTGGGATCTAGAAAACTTAACTTTAAATAAGTGGCTGCATAATAAAGACTAGATTCCAGTGTCAGCTACTTGCATGACATCATAGGGGCACTGCCGTCTTGGATGGAAACCAGTGTCAGCTACTTGCATAACACCCATTTGTTCCTACAGTTGTCTTGTCTCATTACCATATCTCGCCACTTTGCTGGACGGATACCCTGTTCTTTAGTTTTGTGATTTGTTTCCGTCCAGGAAAATGAAATGTCCTCTAGGTGAGATTGTGGAGTATTCGTTGCAGCATTTGGCTGTGCAATCATTGGTATAATACTTCTATTTCTTTCAAAATTTCCATCTCGTATAGCTTCCAGAACGCTTTTTCCTCCTAAAAGACAGTTTTCTCCTAAACTTAATTCACTTTTTTTTAATTCTTGAAATACTTTTTCACTACTTTCATCAAGCTTTACTTCTATTTCATTACTATCTTCCTTAGGATTTAGATGAATACTGATTTTTCCTGCTTCACTATCAAAAGATAATGTTACACCTTGCTTACAAACATCCAGATAATTTCTTTTTCCGTTGTCGCTTTCAACTCTTACTATACTTTTCCCAATTTGCAGTATACCAACTCTTAATTTTAAACCTTTATTCTTTCCATTGCTTAGGATTTTTGCAACTTCAACAGTACTATCTTGTGGATATTTTATATAAAAACATCCATTATCCATCTCTACTCCTAATTCATCCTTTTTGGTTTGCTTATCTTTGTTTACAATACTTTCATATGCTACATTTTTTAGATTATTTTTAATTTTCCCACATTTCGCAAGGATACTATTTGTATAATTAGAATCAAGAGTTACATGTCCTAGCTCAACATCAAAGAAGGTATATTCTTTTACTTTCCCACCTTTTGAGAATAAACTTTTAATGATCTTCCTCATGATTTCTTTACTTTCATCTGATAATATTTCTTTATCACAATCAGAATGATCTTTTCTATTGGCAGGAGACATACCTTCATTGAGAGTAGCGTGCACCACTTCCTCAAATACTAAATTTGTTACAGTTTTATAATGCTCACCGTAACATGCGTTTAGTCTTATCCCTTCCTTTAAATATGTCTCTGTTATTTCTTGAATAAACCTTAAAGCACTTCTTTGGTTATTTTCTTTTTCCACATTTTCCATCTCCTTACAAAACTCACCAATCAGCTTCTCTTCATTTTCAGTTAATGGTATTTCTAGATCCATTAAAAGTGAGCCATCGTCCAAAAAATAAGAATAACCTGGACTGCAGCTCGAATTTGAGTTCCAATCACTTGATTCAGTAAAGCGTCTATCAGCGGAACTATCATCTGAACCATGATCACTTTCGCCTAACCTAATATCAGTTAGTGTTGGATCATATAATTCTTGGGTATTTCTTGCTTCTGTTTTCCTCGTCTTACGCAACGGATAAGGCTGATAAAATTCAGTTAATTGTACTAATTTCTTTTTTACTCCACCAGTCATGTTATATAACCATTACCCACTAATTCTTTGACAGATAACACAATACATAAGTAAGTCAATAAAAATATTTAACTTACATCCCTCTACCACGATTTCGAGATAGAGTAGTGAATTATTCTAGTTTTAGTACTTAAATGTTTTGTATCTGCTGTAATGATTTCACTTCCAATTTGCTATTCTTTACATATTGAATTGCAAGCACTAACGCTTTACTCCCAGAAGCTGTGGTGCTGTAAGCTATATTTTGCAAAATAGCAGTTCTCCTGATATCTTTGCTGTCTGAGACTGATTTCACACCTTTTGAGGTATTGATCACTAGATTTATTTTTCCATCTTTGAGCATATCAACGATGTGGGGTCTGCCTTCTCTCACTTTATTTACAGCTTTTGCAGCAATGCCGTTATTGTTCAGATACAAAGCCGTACCTTTGGTTGCATATATTTCAAAACTCAGTTCTTTCAACATTCGTACAACAGGCAATATATACTCTTTATCATCATCTTTTACTGAAACCAGAGCTGCTCCTTCTGTTGGTAACTTGTATCCTGCAGCCATGTGCACTTTTGCAAGTGCAGCTTCGAAAGATGAGTCGATTCCCATCACTTCTCCTGTTGATTTCATTTCAGGACCAAGTAGAATATCAATTCCCGAAAAGCGCGTGAATGGAAAAACAGCAGCTTTAACTGCAAAATGATTGAAAGGCTTGTTTTCCTGATTCAATTTTTTACCCAAAATAACCTGAGTGGCAAGCTTTGCAATAGGAATATTGATTACCTTGGAAATAAAAGGAACGGTTCGACTAGCCCTTAAATTCACTTCAAGTATGTATACATCACTAGACCTCTTGCATAACTCGATTTCTGAAGGCAATTTTGTCGTCAAAGCTTGTCTGCGCTCCTCAAATACATTCGAGTATTCTGTGGTGCTCATCTGCACTTTTTCTAAAAATTTCTCATCACAAACAGGTTCTGCAAGAGGTCTATTCTCTTGAACAGCAAACTGAATGTTTATCAGACCTTTCACTTCTAGTGCAAGAGCTATTCTTTCAGTTTGTAGCTTAATCTCTTTTATTACTTCGTCACTCAATGTATTTGTCGGTATTGAACATGTTGAATCGCCAGAATGAATACCAGCTTCTTCAATGTGCTCCATGACCGCTGCAATGAAAACTTTTTCCCCATCACATACAGCATCAACGTCAACCTCAACTGCATTGACTAAAAATTTATCAAGAAGCAGTGACCCGTGTTCAAAAATTTTGGTTTGATCCAAGACGTACTCTTTAAAGCTCTGAGTATCGTGTCTAATCGACATAGACTGACCGCCGAGGACATATGATGGCCTGATTACTAGTGGAAACCCCACCTTTTCTGCGTTGGTTAACGCTTCTTCTACTGAATGGCAGATAGAATTTTCAGGTTGTTTTAAATTAAGTTGCAAAGCAAGATTTTTAAATCTCATGCGATCTTCTGCAAGGTCAATAGAATCAAACGAAGTTCCCAGAATTTTGAAACCTCTCTCGTTAAGCACTTTGGCTAACTTTAAAGGTGTTTGACCACCTATTTGAACTATTACACCAACCAGTGTGCCATTTTCTTGCTCTTTACTTAGTATTTCAAGCACATCCTCTGCAATCAGTGGGGCAAAATATAAACGATCAGCGGTATCGTAGTCAGTTGAAACAGTTTCTGGATTACAGTTGATCATTATTGTTTCATACCCCATTTCTTTGGCGGCAGAAGCTGCATGTACGCATGCATAATCAAACTCAATACCTTGACCAATGCGATTTGGACCACTTCCTAAAATGACAACCTTTTCTCGGTCAGAAATATTCGCCTCACATTCCGTTTTATTTTCAACATCACCCTCATAGCAGCCATACATATAAGCAGTGCTTGATTCAAATTCAGCTGCACAGGTGTCTACGCGTTTATAAACTTGTTTAATGCCAAATTTTTTTCTTATTTCTTCGATTTGTTTTACTCGATCTCCAGCGTGTAACGCTGGCTGGATCCCAGTGTCACGCACTGGGATGACATTAGAGGGTACTGAAATGACAGAGGTAGGTCTATTACTTAACTTTGCTAATCTTGCATCTGAAAATCCCATTTTTTTCATCTCTAACATTTCATATGCAGTCTCAGGAAGGCCATTTTCCTTGATTTTTTGTTCAGCTAATATAATTTGCTGTATATTCTGCAAAAACCATAAGTCATATCCTGTAATCGAATTTATTTCTTCTATGCTAATTCCGTGGCGCATTGCGTCAGCAGCAATCAGTAATCTGTTTGGTAGCAATTTTGCTAATTGAGATTTTACGTGATCAATATCAATGTTCTCAGGAAATACTTCATCAAGTCCTGTAAGATCAGTTTCAAGTGAACGAAAAGCTTTCTGCAGTGACTCATTAAAAGTGCGGCCTATAGACATTACTTCTCCCACTGATTTCATGGAGGTTGATAGTTCACAATTCGTCCCCTTAAATTTCTCAAACTCAAATCGAGGGATTTTAGTGACGATATAATCAATCACTGGTTCGAATGCTGCTGGTATTATTGGAGCACAGTCGTTACGTATTTCATCGAGCGAATAGCCAATAGCAAGTTTAGTTACAACTTTTGCAATAGGATAGCCTGTTGCTTTCGAAGCCAGTGCAGAAGAGCGAGAAACCCTTGGATTCATTTCAATTACAACGAGGCTTCCATCTTCTTTAGGATTCACTGCAAACTGAACATTTGCACCACCGGCACTAACATCAATTTCTCTCAGCACTGCTATAGATGCATTTCTCATCTGTTGGTATTCTACGTCACGCAGAGTCAAAGCAGGAGCAACAGTTATGCTGTCTCCAGTGTGCACCCCCATTGGATCAACATTTTCTATTGAACACACTATTATACAGTTATCCTTGCAGTCACGGATAACTTCCATTTCATATTCTTTCCAGCCGATAATTGATTCATCTATCTGAACTTCATTTATTGGCGAAATTTTGAGAGCACTTTCTGCGATATTGAAAAACTCCTCTTTATTATATGCTATGCCACTACCTGCACCACCAAGGGTGAATGATGAGCGGATAATTGCTGGTAATCCAACGTAATCCAAAGCCTTTTTTATTTGTTCTTGATTTTTTATAATGATACTTTTGGGGTATTTCAGTCCTATTCTATCCATGGACTGACGGAATAACTCTCTATCCTCTGCTTTTTTTATTGCTTCTCTATTTACCCCTATTAATTCTACGTTGTATTTGTCTAACACTCCATCATCTGCAAGTTTTATTGCACAATTGAGTGCTGTTTGTCCGCCCATTGTTGGCAATATTGCGTCTGGCCTCTCCTTAATTATAATTTTCTCTATGATTTCAGGCAGTACCGGCTCAATATAAGTTGCATCAGAGAATTCAGGATCTGTCATTATAGTTGCGGGGTTGGAGTTAACCAAAATGACTTTATAACCTTCGCTTTTTAATACTTTACAGCTTTGCGTTCCGGAATAATCAAATTCACATGCCTGACCTATAACTATTGGGCCTGCTCCTATTACTAATATAGATTCTATATCTGTGCGTTTTGGCATAATTACAATAACGGTCTTTATTCAAGTAATGTTACCAATCTTTCCTATAAATGTGAATTTTTATTGGACTTATATAGCAACTACTTTTAGGCTTGGCGCATAACTGTACGAACATTGCAATTTGCAGGTGGCAAGTGGTGTCATGCAAGTAGCTTGGCACTGGAATCCAGCTTTTATGTTGTATAGCGCACAATCAATTTTTCTGGATCCAAGTAGTCAGGGCACTGGGATGACACCCTTTTGGATAGAAACCAGTGTCAAGCACTGGAATGACACCGAAGGGGCTACTGGGATGACAGGGAAGGGAGGCTGCTTGGATGACACCCTTCCTAGCGAACTCAAATCACAATGTTCGCACAGTTATTGTATAATTGAATACTTTTTTAAACTAATGAA
This window contains:
- the ffh gene encoding signal recognition particle protein translates to MFKSLTESLNSVFSKLRGKSIISEDDFNLAMREIRIALIEADVSLEVAKKFINDIKDKVIGEKVIKSVSPAQMIIKIVQDNLVAVLGSEKSDLNLAVKPPAVIMMVGLQGAGKTTTSGKLALKLKKQKKKVMLASLDIYRPAAQKQLEVLGKQIDVQTLSIVINEEPIAITKRALAAAKNDNYDVLILDTAGRLHIDNNMMNELKAVKEIASPTEVILVADAMIGQDAVNIAKSFNEVIGVTGIILTRVDGDARGGAALSMKMIADCPIKFIACGEKLSDLDDFYPDRIAKRILSMGDVVSLVEKAAEIVGQEEIDKLQKKVKKGKFDLNDLVGMLKTLSKMDGISNIMKFFPSSFTKKLSSSVPDDNKVKKYIAIINSMTEKERQNPDILNGKRRLRISKGSGTSVTDVNLLIKKYNQMSPMVNKFSKVDHSKLKESDLMDMLSRK
- the carB gene encoding carbamoyl-phosphate synthase large subunit, which encodes MPKRTDIESILVIGAGPIVIGQACEFDYSGTQSCKVLKSEGYKVILVNSNPATIMTDPEFSDATYIEPVLPEIIEKIIIKERPDAILPTMGGQTALNCAIKLADDGVLDKYNVELIGVNREAIKKAEDRELFRQSMDRIGLKYPKSIIIKNQEQIKKALDYVGLPAIIRSSFTLGGAGSGIAYNKEEFFNIAESALKISPINEVQIDESIIGWKEYEMEVIRDCKDNCIIVCSIENVDPMGVHTGDSITVAPALTLRDVEYQQMRNASIAVLREIDVSAGGANVQFAVNPKEDGSLVVIEMNPRVSRSSALASKATGYPIAKVVTKLAIGYSLDEIRNDCAPIIPAAFEPVIDYIVTKIPRFEFEKFKGTNCELSTSMKSVGEVMSIGRTFNESLQKAFRSLETDLTGLDEVFPENIDIDHVKSQLAKLLPNRLLIAADAMRHGISIEEINSITGYDLWFLQNIQQIILAEQKIKENGLPETAYEMLEMKKMGFSDARLAKLSNRPTSVISVPSNVIPVRDTGIQPALHAGDRVKQIEEIRKKFGIKQVYKRVDTCAAEFESSTAYMYGCYEGDVENKTECEANISDREKVVILGSGPNRIGQGIEFDYACVHAASAAKEMGYETIMINCNPETVSTDYDTADRLYFAPLIAEDVLEILSKEQENGTLVGVIVQIGGQTPLKLAKVLNERGFKILGTSFDSIDLAEDRMRFKNLALQLNLKQPENSICHSVEEALTNAEKVGFPLVIRPSYVLGGQSMSIRHDTQSFKEYVLDQTKIFEHGSLLLDKFLVNAVEVDVDAVCDGEKVFIAAVMEHIEEAGIHSGDSTCSIPTNTLSDEVIKEIKLQTERIALALEVKGLINIQFAVQENRPLAEPVCDEKFLEKVQMSTTEYSNVFEERRQALTTKLPSEIELCKRSSDVYILEVNLRASRTVPFISKVINIPIAKLATQVILGKKLNQENKPFNHFAVKAAVFPFTRFSGIDILLGPEMKSTGEVMGIDSSFEAALAKVHMAAGYKLPTEGAALVSVKDDDKEYILPVVRMLKELSFEIYATKGTALYLNNNGIAAKAVNKVREGRPHIVDMLKDGKINLVINTSKGVKSVSDSKDIRRTAILQNIAYSTTASGSKALVLAIQYVKNSKLEVKSLQQIQNI
- a CDS encoding proton-conducting transporter membrane subunit — protein: MQLYKSSLLLLLTVLIVIVLKLPENLSIAVNWSLPILDFDLSFRTILISFLSVAFLAVLPAQNLTFSEMLSFAAYTISSLYAVLSEHMILVIIFCELMTVSAFFIIAASCRDSGPAIRYACVHFFVGVILIAGLALQSTNLIILGLLINCACFPFSFWVVDAYPAASLHGTTYLSLFTTKVSFLVMLLHTYNLWQDCTEMLALVGAITAIYSIIFASLEQNIRRFLCYNIVGQMGLLIIAGGLLSPSEKAIPILILHIIFSLVYQSLLFVVSNSIISRTKTISFNGVGKLMSVEGMCAIIAILTMAAFPGTAGFISKSYITAEIEASGANLEVYKNLYKTLNLLLYLSVGLKFLYYLFIAKSKSKPLAEGGGKMTMIILAFICIIAGNPYLPIYNKPSIFNLAYNTKNIWSQFNLLLCTTLLFIPLRKLFYPRVNFKMDVDWIFRAFIPYIILLFNQLVSKTREMFASVVQNLTNPLVGLYFNNITKLKEVLSYNSVSFVSASSLFLMSILLMLLCLSR